In one window of Falco cherrug isolate bFalChe1 chromosome 10, bFalChe1.pri, whole genome shotgun sequence DNA:
- the POLR2L gene encoding DNA-directed RNA polymerases I, II, and III subunit RPABC5, which produces MIIPVRCFTCGKIVGNKWEAYLGLLQAEYTEGDALDALGLKRYCCRRMLLAHVDLIEKLLNYAPLEK; this is translated from the exons ATGATCATCCCAGTCAGATGTTTCACGTGCGGCAAAATAGTTGGGAACAAGTGGGAAGCCTACCTGGGCCTTCTGCAAGCAGAATACACAGAAGG AGATGCCCTGGATGCCCTTGGTTTGAAGAGATACTGCTGCCGCAGAATGCTTCTAGCCCATGTGGATCTGATTGAGAAGCTTTTGAATTATGCACCCCTGgagaaataa